A stretch of DNA from Candidatus Binatia bacterium:
ATCTCACGCGAACTCCACGACGACCTAGGGCAAGCGATTACGGCCGTTCGCTTGGACCTTGGCCGGATCGAGCGTAGCCTGCCGCTCGGCTCGGAGGCGCGGCAGCAGATTCAGGACTCGAGGCGGCAACTTGCGGCGATTCTCGATGCGGTGCGCAACTTGTCGCAGGTGTTACGGCCTGCCGTGCTCGACGACTTGGGGCTGGTTCCCGCTCTCGAATCCTACGTTTCTCGCTTCTCGGCACGAACGGGAATTCAAGCCGACCTACGCATCGCCGTGGGAGAGATCGTTCTCCCGCGTGAAATCGAGCTTGCGGTGTACCGCACATTACAGGAGGCCCTGACGAACGTCGCCCGGCACGCTCAAGCTCGCAACGTCCTGGTTACGCTAGAAGTGGATTCGAACCGGGTGCGGCTGCGCGTGCGGGACGATGGTCGAGGTTTCGATCCAGACGCTGCACCATCTTTCGGGAAGAAACTCGGCATGGGCATCACCGGGATGCGGGAGCGTGCCGGACTTTACGACGGCCGCCTTCTCGTGACCTCGAGTCCCGGCAAAGGAACCGAGGTGTTCCTGGAGCTACCAATGATTTTGAGGGGGGAGGACATTCGTGAAAGACGGGGTACAACCCATCACCGTGCTACTGGTTGACGACCACACGGTAGTCCGTAAGGGCATCCGCCGACTCCTGGAAGACGACCCTCGCGTACAGGTTGTCGGGGAGGCGAGCAACGGACGCGATGCGCTTGCCCTTGCCCAGCAATTACAACCCGATGTGGCTGTGGTGGACGTGGGGCTTCCGGGCTTGAACGGGGTCGAGTTAACAACGCAACTGCGGGCAGCTTCCAGCCGTACCGCAGTGGTTGTGTTGTCCATGTATGGGGATCCGGCCTACATCCATCGCGCGCTTCAAGCCGGGGCCAAGGCGTATCTGCTCAAGGATGCCGACGACCAAGAACTGATCAAGGCAGTGCTCGCCGTGCACCAAGGCAGCTCTTATTTTAGCCCGGCGGTGTCGCGAGTCGTGCTCGAAGGGTTTCTCGACGGTGCCGTTCCGGACACCGATACGGAACTCGCACGGCTCTCGGAGCGTGAACGAGAGGTTCTGCAATTGGTCGCCGAGGGCAAGAGCAGCAAGGAAATTGCCCAGATTCTGGGAGTCAGTGTCAGCACAGTGGAGAGCCACCGCAAGCACATCATGGAAAAGCTCGACCTGCACAACACCGCAGCCGTTGTGCGCTTTGCGATCCGCAAGGGCATCGTGCAGTGATCGTACGTACGGGCCCGGGATTCTCCTCCACGGCCCGCGGCAGCAGGGACGCCCGAACCCAAGCGAGCTGTTTTCCATCCCGTTCGTCAGAGCAGAAATGTACTCTTGCTTCGTGTCGGGAACATCGGCGAAACTCGCGTAAGCGATGCACCCCTCAGCTTCCCCTCGCCCAATTCGGGTCATTCTGGCGGACGATCACGTGCTTATACGGAGTCGCGTCCGTGCGTTGTTGGAGTCCACTTCCGGTTTCGAGGTGGTCGCGGAAGTTTCGGACGGGCCCACGGCCGTGGCAGAGGTGCAACGGCTTTGTCCCGACCTCGCCTTGATCGACTTGAGCCTGCCTTACCTGGATGGGATCGAGACCACAGTGACCATTCGCCAGCTCTGTCCCAAGGTTCGAGTTGTCGTACTCTCGGCCCATGACGACGCCACTTATGCACGCCGGGCTCTCCTGCTTGGCGCGAGTGCTTTCCTCCCCAAGCCATCGCTCGAGCGGACAATGTTCGCGACCATCCGCAACGTGCTCTCCAGCCCCTTATCACCGCTTCCCGGTCACGAGTCGGTACACCCAGTTACCCATAACAACCAGATTGCCAGTCTCCACCGGGCGAGGGCACAGAAAGACGTCAAGGCTCTCCCTTCCAAAATGGTGGTCGGACTGGCGTCCTCCCTTCGGCTGTGGGAACAATGGCGCTCGGTCCTACGCCTTCTCAGGCGTTGAGGCGCCCTCCCCAATCTCGGACCTCAAAATCCCTGGTTTCGGCAATTTACGTGGCGTGGTCCCGGTGCCATCCACAATGCTCAAGGAGGGAGCCATGCCGAGACGAAGGGGGATCGGACTGGACTTTGTGGACGCGCTACCCAGCGATGGGGAACGCCGTTTGATGCTGGCCGTGCTCATCGACGCCGTGCGCTTGACGCGTTCGCTGCAAGTTGAAGAGGCCAAAACCGGGCACCTCTCGTTCGTTAAACGCCGCCAACTCATGCGCGAATACAACTGGTTTCGCTCGCCGGAACGAGGGCGTCCCTTCGCGTTCCAGACGATTTGCGAGGCCCTCGGGCTGGATGCGGACTACGTGCGACGTTGTGTTCTCCACCCGTCACATACCCAGACGGCGGCACTTCCCGTTCGTCGCTACGCTGCGCGTGTGGAGGAGAGCTGGCTCCGGCAACGTAAGCACGGCGGGCAAATCGTGTTGCTTCACCGCCGGCGCCGCCGCT
This window harbors:
- a CDS encoding DNA-binding response regulator, with the protein product MKDGVQPITVLLVDDHTVVRKGIRRLLEDDPRVQVVGEASNGRDALALAQQLQPDVAVVDVGLPGLNGVELTTQLRAASSRTAVVVLSMYGDPAYIHRALQAGAKAYLLKDADDQELIKAVLAVHQGSSYFSPAVSRVVLEGFLDGAVPDTDTELARLSEREREVLQLVAEGKSSKEIAQILGVSVSTVESHRKHIMEKLDLHNTAAVVRFAIRKGIVQ